A genomic region of Haemorhous mexicanus isolate bHaeMex1 chromosome 14, bHaeMex1.pri, whole genome shotgun sequence contains the following coding sequences:
- the IL2RG gene encoding cytokine receptor common subunit gamma, which yields MAAPGIFLVPVLLLLCGPGPYPAAADSQPGVKCVLFNEEYMNCTWGNKEMPTVNYSLFYWNKNTSNKVVECKHYLQHQGVRVGCHFKKNELIQFQPFHVLINASVGGKTLEIPKRMELQDLVKPEAPVNLTIRNMSNNQLQLTWASPYPRNKCLEHAVKYKSNKDTSWTEVLVNGDVFSLPSVDYEKSYTFYVRSKINKFCGRTQFWSEWSVPVVWGSNSTKGTVEEQLYWFGIRTVLVPIASCLLLLVLVILLVRMERVWVILMPRIPNPSKNFDELFITHNGNFQEWTGVPKDVVESFKPNYSENICYVTELPPKDSHETL from the exons ATGGCGGCTCCTGGCATCTTCCTCGTgcctgtcctcctcctcctctgtggGCCGGGTCCCTACCCTGCTGCTGCCGACAGCCAGCCAG GAGTGAAGTGTGTCCTCTTCAATGAGGAGTACATGAACTGCACGTGGGGGAACAAAGAGATGCCCACAGTCAACTACTCCCTCTTCTACTG GAACAAGAACACGTCTAACAAGGTGGTGGAGTGCAAGCActacctgcagcaccagggagtCAGGGTCGGCTGCCACTTCAAGAAGAAcgagctcatccagttccagccttTCCATGTTCTCATCAATGCCAGTGTTGGAGGCAAGACCCTGGAGATCCCCAAGCGCATGGAGCTGCAGGACCTGG TGAAACCAGAGGCGCCTGTCAACCTGACCATCCGCAACATGAGCAACAATCAGCTGCAGCTGACCTGGGCCTCCCCCTACCCCAGAAACAAGTGCCTGGAGCACGCTGTCAAGTACAAGAGCAACAAGGACACCAGCTGGACG GAAGTCTTGGTGAATGGAGATGTGTTCTCCTTACCCAGTGTGGACTATGAGAAGTCCTACACCTTCTATGTGCGCAGCAAGATCAACAAATTCTGTGGCAGAACCCAGTTCTGGAGCGAGTGGAGTGTTCCTGTCGTCTGGGGCAGCAACTCCACCAAGG GCACGGTGGAGGAACAGCTGTACTGGTTTGGGATCCGCACGGTCTTGGTCCCCAttgcctcctgcctgctgctgctagTCCTTGTCATCCTGCTGGTGCGCATGGAGAG GGTATGGGTCATCCTGATGCCCCGAATTCCCAACCCCAGCAAGAATTTTGATGAGCTGTTCATCACCCACAACGGCAATTTCCAG gAATGGACGGGAGTCCCCAAAGATGTTGTGGAGAGCTTCAAGCCCAACTACAGCGAGAACATCTGCTATGTGACTGAGTTGCCACCCAAGGACAGCCACGAGACCCTCTGA